Proteins found in one Synechococcus sp. LA31 genomic segment:
- the arfB gene encoding alternative ribosome rescue aminoacyl-tRNA hydrolase ArfB, with amino-acid sequence MQRLQCRHAEGWAWFRQLDLQLIPGVVIPAAELRWRFSRSGGPGGQNVNTTDSRVELVFDLAATASLPTHLQARAMQRLQARLVEGCVVIAASEHRSQWHNRVAAQRRLVELLQDAIKPPPPPRRATKPTRGSVQRRLQAKKQRSAVKQQRRGRDQLSDD; translated from the coding sequence TTGCAGCGGTTGCAATGCAGGCATGCTGAGGGCTGGGCTTGGTTTCGGCAACTGGATCTGCAGCTGATCCCGGGCGTTGTGATCCCCGCAGCGGAGCTCCGCTGGCGCTTCTCGCGCTCCGGTGGGCCGGGCGGCCAGAACGTGAACACCACCGATTCGCGCGTGGAGCTGGTGTTTGACCTGGCGGCAACGGCGTCGCTCCCGACGCATCTGCAGGCGCGAGCGATGCAGCGGCTGCAAGCGCGGCTGGTGGAGGGCTGTGTGGTGATCGCCGCCAGCGAGCACCGCTCCCAGTGGCACAACCGGGTGGCGGCGCAGCGGCGTTTGGTGGAGCTCCTGCAGGACGCGATCAAGCCGCCGCCGCCGCCGCGGCGGGCCACCAAGCCCACGCGCGGTTCCGTGCAGCGGCGGCTGCAGGCCAAGAAACAGCGCAGCGCTGTGAAGCAGCAACGACGCGGCCGGGATCAGCTGTCAGACGACTGA
- the mazG gene encoding nucleoside triphosphate pyrophosphohydrolase, translating to MAADPATTTALAELINVVARLRDPETGCPWDLEQTHASLVPYVLEEAHEVADAIRHGDDAHLKEELGDLLLQVVLHGQIAEEEGRFDLGQIASAISEKLVRRHPHVFAGAEATDSAAVKASWEAIKAAEQAKDPSSPPSASPLSDRLAGKVRGQGALAGAMTISKKAAKAGFEWDDMNGVWEKVHEELDELKEAVASGDKRHAQEELGDVLFTLVNVARWCGIEPEEGLAGTNRRFLDRFSRVEAALGGDLQGSSIRELEGLWQQAKAQIRQEQQDAV from the coding sequence ATGGCCGCCGATCCCGCTACCACTACAGCCCTTGCTGAGCTGATCAATGTGGTGGCCAGGCTTCGGGATCCCGAGACCGGCTGCCCGTGGGACCTGGAGCAAACCCACGCCTCCCTGGTTCCCTACGTGCTGGAGGAAGCCCACGAAGTGGCCGATGCCATTCGCCACGGCGATGACGCCCATCTCAAAGAGGAGCTAGGGGATCTGCTGCTGCAGGTGGTGCTGCACGGACAGATCGCCGAGGAGGAGGGACGATTCGATCTGGGTCAGATCGCTTCAGCCATCAGCGAAAAGTTGGTGCGCCGCCACCCCCATGTGTTTGCCGGTGCCGAAGCCACCGACAGCGCTGCGGTTAAAGCCAGCTGGGAGGCCATCAAGGCTGCTGAACAGGCCAAGGATCCCAGCAGCCCGCCCTCCGCCAGCCCCCTCAGCGATCGCCTTGCGGGCAAGGTGCGCGGCCAAGGCGCCCTAGCCGGGGCCATGACCATCTCCAAGAAAGCAGCCAAGGCGGGCTTCGAATGGGATGACATGAACGGTGTCTGGGAGAAGGTGCACGAGGAGCTCGATGAGCTCAAGGAAGCTGTGGCCTCAGGGGATAAGCGCCACGCCCAGGAGGAACTCGGTGATGTCCTGTTCACCCTGGTGAACGTGGCGCGCTGGTGCGGCATCGAACCCGAGGAAGGCCTCGCGGGCACCAACCGGCGCTTCCTCGATCGCTTCTCCCGCGTCGAAGCCGCCCTGGGGGGCGATCTTCAGGGCAGCAGCATCCGCGAACTCGAGGGTCTCTGGCAGCAGGCCAAGGCCCAGATCCGACAGGAGCAGCAGGACGCGGTCTGA
- a CDS encoding methyltransferase domain-containing protein, giving the protein MADSSYLLGTHTEELERLGFQHQLWLPSAQEAWQRAGITAGARVLDVGAGPGFAAIELARAVGPTGRVLGLELNQTYVAAGQAMARSEPLPQLELRQHNLLRDPWPVERFDLAWCRWVAMFLSDLDPLLDGLQQSVRSGGQLLLHEYVHWDTFGLHPCGQAIARFGQACQRSFREAGGDPDVNRRLPSLLAARGWRIEELRPLPVAGHGQAMAGQWMQRFVEVYGVRLQELGLWSSRDATEAHREIAAAASDPGSFWVGPTVLELRARRN; this is encoded by the coding sequence ATGGCCGACTCCAGCTACCTCCTCGGGACCCACACCGAGGAGCTGGAGCGGCTGGGCTTCCAGCACCAGCTCTGGCTGCCCAGCGCCCAGGAAGCCTGGCAACGGGCCGGGATCACCGCCGGTGCACGGGTGCTCGATGTGGGCGCGGGGCCAGGCTTCGCGGCCATCGAACTCGCTCGTGCGGTGGGGCCAACGGGCCGAGTGCTGGGCCTGGAGCTCAACCAGACCTATGTGGCCGCCGGACAGGCCATGGCCCGCAGCGAGCCGCTGCCTCAGCTTGAGCTCCGCCAGCACAACCTCCTCCGCGATCCCTGGCCAGTGGAACGGTTTGATCTGGCCTGGTGCCGCTGGGTGGCGATGTTTCTGAGCGATCTGGATCCTTTGCTCGATGGTTTGCAGCAAAGCGTGCGCAGCGGCGGACAGCTGCTGCTGCATGAATACGTGCACTGGGACACCTTTGGGCTTCACCCGTGTGGACAAGCCATCGCGCGCTTCGGCCAGGCTTGCCAGCGCAGTTTCCGTGAGGCCGGCGGTGATCCGGATGTGAACCGGCGGCTGCCCTCACTGCTGGCGGCGCGGGGATGGCGGATCGAGGAGCTGCGCCCGCTGCCCGTTGCCGGCCATGGCCAGGCGATGGCGGGCCAGTGGATGCAGCGCTTTGTGGAGGTGTATGGCGTGCGGCTGCAGGAGCTGGGCCTGTGGAGCAGCCGCGATGCAACCGAAGCGCACCGCGAGATCGCTGCCGCCGCTTCCGATCCCGGCAGCTTCTGGGTGGGGCCCACCGTGCTCGAACTCAGGGCCCGTCGCAACTAA
- a CDS encoding DUF2227 family putative metal-binding protein, translating to MASGQQHDRATWILALPFGLLWGPWLGLGGVMVGGLAFLIGGLWLSPDLDTRSNPSRRWGPLRLLWWPYRRLLRHRSLLSHSPLMGSAGRLIYLAGLVAGLSWLLHPWGAPHPQALLEGLQGWWTHQRGLSLAALCGVEASAWLHLIQDGDPVPRLPRLLRRKRRRSKTLR from the coding sequence ATGGCCAGCGGCCAGCAGCACGACCGCGCCACTTGGATCCTGGCCCTGCCCTTCGGGCTGCTGTGGGGCCCGTGGCTGGGACTCGGCGGCGTGATGGTGGGTGGTTTGGCCTTTCTGATCGGAGGGCTCTGGCTCTCCCCCGATCTCGACACTCGCTCCAACCCCAGCCGCCGCTGGGGCCCGCTACGGCTGCTCTGGTGGCCCTACCGGCGGCTGCTCCGCCATCGCTCGCTCCTCTCCCATTCCCCCTTGATGGGCAGCGCCGGGCGCCTGATCTACCTGGCTGGCCTGGTCGCCGGACTGAGCTGGCTGCTGCACCCCTGGGGCGCACCGCACCCACAAGCTCTGCTTGAGGGGCTCCAGGGATGGTGGACTCACCAACGCGGCCTGAGCCTGGCGGCGCTGTGCGGCGTGGAAGCCAGCGCCTGGCTGCATCTGATCCAAGACGGGGATCCTGTGCCGCGCCTGCCCCGCCTGCTGCGCCGCAAGCGCCGCCGATCCAAGACACTGCGCTGA
- a CDS encoding oxidoreductase — protein MTWTCDAIPDQRGRTALITGANSGLGLETARALAAKGARVVMACRNQSKAEAACQKLTPGNGGDLIPLELDLADLASVRRGATEVAERWGGLDLLINNAGVMAPPRQLSAQGFELQFAVNHLGHFALTQQLLPLLRQGARVVHVSSGASYFGRIAFDDLQGEQRYDAWAAYAQSKLANVMTALELQRRLNGQGAAVLSIAAHPGLARTNLQPTSVAARGSRVEALAYRLMDPLFQSAAMGALPQLFAATASDAEPGGFYGPGGLGNLKGYPKACRIAPAALDAAACNQLWEVSEELCNA, from the coding sequence ATGACTTGGACCTGCGACGCCATCCCCGATCAGCGGGGGCGCACCGCCCTGATCACTGGCGCCAACAGCGGCCTAGGGCTGGAAACGGCGCGCGCCCTGGCTGCCAAGGGGGCGCGGGTGGTGATGGCCTGCCGCAACCAGAGCAAAGCAGAAGCTGCCTGCCAGAAGCTGACACCAGGTAACGGGGGGGATCTCATCCCGCTGGAGCTGGATCTGGCCGACCTGGCCAGCGTGCGCCGCGGCGCCACGGAGGTGGCTGAGCGCTGGGGCGGGCTCGATCTGCTGATCAACAACGCCGGGGTGATGGCCCCTCCCCGCCAGCTCAGCGCCCAGGGGTTCGAACTGCAGTTCGCCGTGAATCACCTAGGCCACTTCGCGCTCACACAGCAGTTGTTGCCGCTGCTGCGGCAGGGGGCCCGGGTGGTGCACGTGAGCTCGGGGGCGAGCTACTTCGGCCGGATCGCCTTCGATGACCTGCAGGGTGAACAGCGCTACGACGCCTGGGCTGCCTACGCCCAAAGCAAGCTGGCCAACGTGATGACAGCCCTGGAGCTGCAGCGGCGGCTCAACGGCCAAGGCGCTGCGGTGCTCTCGATCGCTGCCCACCCCGGCCTGGCGCGCACCAACCTCCAGCCCACCTCCGTGGCCGCCCGCGGCTCCCGCGTGGAGGCCCTGGCCTACCGCCTGATGGATCCGCTGTTCCAGAGCGCCGCGATGGGTGCTCTGCCCCAGCTGTTTGCGGCCACGGCGTCCGATGCCGAACCCGGTGGCTTCTATGGCCCCGGCGGTCTGGGCAATCTCAAGGGCTACCCCAAGGCCTGCCGCATCGCTCCAGCCGCGCTCGATGCCGCGGCCTGCAACCAGCTCTGGGAGGTGAGCGAGGAGCTCTGCAACGCCTGA
- a CDS encoding Coq4 family protein, whose translation MGFRYLDRLASPEQIQGFLGLMDLAAGGGESAQNVFELSHRLRDSNPMKLCRKRLARDPEAERLIQTRQLSGPYDPAALKALPKGSLGHTYATVLGALGYDINFFPEPSFFSNLETDADYINYRVYATHDLHHILTGFSLDNFGELGVISVSVAQFSHPGLAFTDLMSLLLNWFRDDTPIDELESHADKAHTTAYAFGRISEGLEMGANAQPLFAQPWEALMPRNLEDLRRELQIDAVTSGPWSWHSCPELIEALKA comes from the coding sequence ATGGGTTTTCGCTACCTCGATCGCCTGGCCAGCCCCGAGCAAATCCAGGGCTTTCTGGGCTTGATGGACCTGGCGGCTGGAGGAGGAGAGTCAGCCCAGAACGTCTTTGAGCTCTCCCACCGGCTGCGGGACTCCAACCCGATGAAGCTCTGCCGCAAACGCCTGGCCCGCGATCCCGAAGCCGAGCGGCTGATCCAAACCCGGCAGCTCAGCGGGCCCTACGACCCAGCGGCCCTGAAAGCCCTGCCCAAAGGCAGCCTGGGTCACACCTACGCAACCGTGCTCGGGGCGCTGGGCTACGACATCAACTTCTTCCCCGAGCCCAGCTTCTTCAGCAATCTCGAGACCGACGCCGATTACATCAACTACCGGGTCTACGCGACCCACGACCTGCACCACATCCTCACGGGATTCAGCCTGGACAACTTCGGCGAATTGGGGGTGATCAGCGTCAGCGTCGCCCAGTTCTCCCACCCAGGATTGGCCTTCACCGACTTGATGTCCCTGCTGCTGAATTGGTTCAGGGATGACACCCCGATCGACGAGCTGGAAAGCCACGCCGACAAGGCCCACACCACGGCCTATGCCTTTGGCCGCATCAGTGAAGGGCTGGAGATGGGTGCCAACGCCCAACCCCTCTTTGCACAGCCCTGGGAAGCTCTGATGCCCCGCAACCTGGAGGACCTGCGCCGGGAGCTGCAGATCGATGCCGTCACCAGCGGCCCCTGGAGCTGGCACAGCTGCCCTGAGCTCATCGAGGCCCTCAAGGCCTAG
- a CDS encoding NCS2 family permease, with the protein MTTPPTHGPRWFVESDLDGFLGLALNNLIQILLILGLCGGVLGYPTELLLGTILPATGISLLLGNFAYAWQAYRLATAEGRSDRTALPYGINTVSLFAYVFLVMLPVKLGALSAGLDPAAAVRLSWQAGMVACLGSGLIEAAGSFSAHLLRRWLPRAALLSTLAGIALGYIALGFLLRTYAQPVVGLTVLALILVTYYGQLRLPIPGGLLAVLVGMALAWGMGLIRLDPVLWQEQLRQVGVRPPHLELAALWQARGQLVPWLGVIVPMGLFNLLGSLQNIESAEAAGDRYPVRSSLLINGVGTIAAACLGGCFPTTIYIGHPAWKAMGARIGYSWLNGLVIGGACLLGLFGVIAQLVPIEAGMAIVLYIGLVIVAQAFQATPSAHAPAVALGLLPGLAGWGAMLLKAGLRAGGTGTAEQPFSAAVLAPLQQADVWASGAFALEQGQIITAMLLAAMVVYVIERRLLAASLCAVVASGCAWLGVIHAWRFTASDSVLQLGWGVGSSWALGYLLMAVVFGLASRVKP; encoded by the coding sequence ATGACCACTCCTCCTACCCACGGCCCACGCTGGTTCGTAGAGAGCGATCTGGATGGCTTTCTCGGCCTAGCGCTCAACAACCTGATCCAGATCCTGCTGATCCTGGGGCTATGCGGCGGGGTGCTCGGCTATCCCACTGAGCTGTTGCTGGGCACGATTCTCCCCGCCACGGGGATCAGCCTGCTGCTGGGCAACTTCGCCTACGCATGGCAGGCCTACAGGCTCGCAACCGCCGAAGGACGCAGTGATCGCACGGCACTGCCCTACGGCATCAACACGGTGAGCCTGTTCGCCTACGTGTTTCTGGTGATGCTGCCGGTGAAATTAGGCGCCCTGAGTGCTGGCCTCGATCCAGCGGCCGCAGTGCGCCTCTCATGGCAGGCCGGCATGGTGGCCTGTCTTGGCTCCGGCCTGATCGAGGCGGCAGGTTCGTTCAGCGCGCACCTGCTGCGGCGCTGGCTACCAAGGGCCGCACTGCTCTCCACCCTGGCGGGCATTGCCCTGGGTTACATCGCCCTGGGTTTCCTGCTGCGCACCTATGCCCAACCCGTGGTGGGCCTCACGGTGTTGGCGCTGATCCTCGTCACCTATTACGGCCAGCTGCGCCTGCCGATCCCGGGGGGCTTGCTCGCGGTGCTGGTGGGCATGGCGCTGGCCTGGGGGATGGGCTTGATCCGCCTCGACCCGGTGCTCTGGCAAGAGCAACTGCGCCAGGTGGGCGTGCGGCCACCCCATCTGGAGCTGGCGGCCCTGTGGCAAGCCCGGGGGCAGCTGGTGCCCTGGCTGGGGGTGATCGTGCCGATGGGATTGTTCAACCTGCTGGGCTCGCTCCAGAACATCGAAAGCGCAGAGGCCGCAGGCGATCGCTATCCGGTGCGCAGTTCACTGCTGATCAATGGGGTGGGCACCATCGCCGCAGCCTGTCTGGGGGGCTGCTTTCCCACAACCATCTACATCGGCCACCCCGCCTGGAAAGCGATGGGTGCACGAATCGGATACTCGTGGCTGAACGGCCTGGTGATCGGCGGAGCCTGTCTGCTGGGGCTCTTCGGGGTGATTGCCCAGCTGGTGCCGATCGAAGCAGGCATGGCGATCGTGCTCTACATCGGGCTGGTGATCGTTGCGCAAGCTTTTCAAGCCACCCCCAGCGCCCATGCCCCGGCCGTGGCACTGGGGCTGTTACCGGGGCTGGCGGGCTGGGGAGCGATGCTGCTCAAGGCAGGCCTGCGGGCCGGGGGAACTGGCACCGCCGAGCAGCCATTTTCGGCGGCAGTGCTCGCGCCCCTGCAACAAGCCGACGTATGGGCAAGCGGTGCCTTTGCCCTGGAGCAGGGGCAGATCATCACCGCAATGCTGCTGGCCGCGATGGTGGTGTACGTGATCGAGCGGCGCTTGTTGGCCGCCAGCCTGTGTGCGGTGGTGGCTTCGGGCTGCGCCTGGCTCGGGGTGATTCATGCCTGGCGCTTCACCGCCTCCGACAGCGTGTTGCAGCTGGGTTGGGGTGTGGGCAGCAGCTGGGCCCTGGGCTATCTACTGATGGCTGTGGTGTTTGGTTTGGCCAGCCGCGTGAAGCCATGA
- a CDS encoding class I SAM-dependent methyltransferase, translating into MPLLDFDGDYGRTYDARISTLIPAYSAILELAATATAALKPLAQQVLVVGAGTGTELPGLLTAMPQARFTLVEPSAQMRGLCEALIERIGASDRVMWGPDDLDALGRTRFEAVISHNVLHVLTPDAQERLLRQMAERVAPGGCLLVSSYSETEPPELELGLQIGVTRFKAMGMDPSMIEAVMAARNREVFSVDRQRLETQLVQAGLEPPIQLVQALFNRLWLSRRCEGGATA; encoded by the coding sequence TTGCCTCTGCTCGACTTCGATGGGGATTACGGCCGCACCTACGACGCGCGCATCAGCACGCTGATACCGGCCTACTCGGCAATCCTTGAACTCGCCGCAACAGCAACCGCCGCCCTGAAACCGCTGGCGCAGCAGGTGCTGGTGGTGGGCGCTGGCACCGGAACGGAACTGCCTGGTCTGCTGACTGCCATGCCCCAGGCCCGCTTCACCTTGGTGGAACCCAGCGCCCAGATGCGCGGTTTGTGCGAGGCGCTGATCGAACGCATCGGAGCGAGCGATCGGGTGATGTGGGGTCCGGATGATCTCGATGCGCTTGGTCGCACACGCTTCGAGGCCGTGATCAGCCACAACGTGCTCCATGTACTCACGCCGGATGCACAAGAACGGCTGCTGCGGCAGATGGCCGAGCGGGTGGCACCAGGAGGCTGCCTGCTCGTGAGCAGCTACAGCGAAACAGAGCCGCCAGAGCTGGAGCTGGGCCTCCAGATCGGGGTGACCCGCTTCAAAGCAATGGGTATGGATCCCTCAATGATCGAGGCCGTGATGGCCGCTCGCAATAGGGAGGTGTTCTCGGTGGATCGTCAACGCCTCGAAACTCAACTGGTGCAGGCCGGCCTCGAACCACCGATTCAGCTGGTTCAGGCCCTGTTCAACAGGCTCTGGCTGAGTCGCCGATGCGAGGGTGGCGCCACCGCCTGA
- a CDS encoding AAA family ATPase: MRIAISGSHSLGKSTLVRDFQAAHPEFELLDEPYRELVAHHERIHFAERASQRCNRLMTQHAIDRINQARLHRPNTPLICDRSCLDFIPYSHYARAMGSSEGLPLQQRLTTAEVRPDMQEKNGLPFPSDINAAFIEELWRTITESQALSHYDLIAFVPLTGDPSRDPCMENDGIRSVERAYRDWVDVAFKQLYRHDLPNRSAGSCRVVEISGSRPDRVMQLERLIGMA, encoded by the coding sequence ATGAGAATCGCGATCAGCGGATCCCACAGCCTCGGCAAGTCAACGTTGGTGCGCGACTTCCAGGCGGCACATCCAGAATTTGAGCTGTTGGATGAGCCCTACCGGGAGCTCGTCGCCCACCACGAACGCATTCACTTCGCTGAGCGGGCCAGCCAACGCTGCAACCGACTGATGACGCAGCACGCCATCGACCGCATCAACCAGGCACGGCTGCACAGGCCCAACACGCCACTGATCTGCGACCGCAGCTGCCTCGACTTCATCCCCTACTCCCACTACGCCCGAGCCATGGGCAGCAGCGAGGGCCTGCCACTGCAGCAACGGCTCACAACAGCGGAGGTCCGCCCAGACATGCAGGAGAAAAACGGGTTGCCCTTTCCCTCCGACATCAACGCTGCCTTCATCGAAGAGCTTTGGCGCACCATCACGGAAAGCCAAGCCCTCAGCCATTACGACCTCATTGCCTTCGTGCCCCTCACGGGCGACCCAAGCCGCGACCCCTGCATGGAGAACGACGGCATCCGCTCAGTGGAACGGGCTTACCGCGATTGGGTTGATGTTGCGTTCAAGCAGCTCTATCGCCACGACCTACCCAACCGAAGCGCCGGGTCTTGCCGGGTGGTGGAAATCAGCGGCTCCAGGCCTGATCGGGTGATGCAGCTGGAGCGATTGATCGGAATGGCCTGA
- a CDS encoding protein phosphatase, which translates to MTTPSPDPVALQATLVDFALAELVRQHRESFPPLWSQESWAKLLIWLALNCGCSGDEAGLKAFAEAIGAMQMGRLRRVFFERELGDLELQLMADPAEQQVLVLPQGPVDAVLNPASIAVALQRVGLQDQVVTDQNRWQRLDALVALPWANRQG; encoded by the coding sequence ATGACGACACCATCCCCTGATCCAGTGGCTCTGCAGGCCACCCTGGTGGACTTCGCCCTGGCGGAACTGGTGCGGCAGCACCGCGAGAGCTTTCCCCCGCTTTGGAGCCAGGAGAGCTGGGCCAAGCTGCTGATCTGGCTCGCCCTCAACTGCGGCTGCAGCGGAGACGAGGCGGGCTTGAAGGCCTTTGCCGAAGCGATCGGCGCCATGCAGATGGGCCGTTTGCGGCGGGTGTTCTTTGAGCGGGAGCTGGGGGATCTGGAGCTGCAGCTCATGGCGGATCCAGCCGAACAGCAGGTGCTGGTGCTGCCGCAAGGGCCGGTTGACGCGGTGCTGAATCCTGCCTCCATTGCAGTGGCGCTGCAGCGGGTGGGGCTGCAGGACCAGGTGGTGACCGATCAAAACCGCTGGCAACGTCTCGATGCTTTGGTGGCACTGCCGTGGGCGAATCGGCAGGGGTGA